ACTTTCTATGTGCCAAGTGGAAATGGCAGTACCAAGTGGTGCAACTACATTTGTAATGCCAGCTTGAAATAATGCAATGACATCTGTATACCCTTCAACAATAAATACTTGTTGTTTTTTTCGTATTTCACTTAAAGCAAAATTTATAGAATAGATACTCTCTCTTTTTTTAAATAATATACTTTCAGGGGAATTAAGATATTTAGGCTGCATCTTATCATCCAATATTCTTCCACCAAAAGCGATAATTTTTCCTGTCATATTCCAGATAGGAAACATTATTCTGCTCCTAAAATAGTCACCGTTTTTATTTATAAGCCCTATGACTTCATCTTTTATTCCTTGAGCACTTAAATATTCTTTTAAACCATTGTTTGGTGCATAGCCTATTTTGAATTTTTTAATCATATCGAGAGAGATTTTGCGCTGCCTTAAATAATCAAGTGCTAATTCATTGCTATGGAGTTTATGTGTAAACCAGTCTGCAGCTAGATCAAAAACTTTGGTCATATCGTTGTTTTTACTGCTATCTTGATTATATCTTTTTTCTGGCAGCTGTACTCCTGTCATCTGTGCTAATGACTCTACCGCTTCTTTAAAATTTAAACCTTCTGTTTTACAAACAAATTCAAATACATCACCACTTGCGCCACAACCAAAGCAATAGTAAAAACCCTTACCATCATTTACCGTAAAAGAAGGTGTTTTTTCATGATGGAATGGGCATAGGCCAACAAAATTTGCCCCTTTTTTTATTAATTTAACCTTTTTGCCAATGATATTAGAAAGTAAAAGCCTTGATTTTATTAGCTCTGTATAATCCATAGCACTATAACTTTGAAAAATAAGATTAAATCATTTTTTAGAATATGTGTAACATAACTTATGTAAATTGAACAAGAGAAGATGGTAGCCTGCGTAGAATATATAGTATTTTTTTTACTTGGAATTAGTTTTGGCAGTTTTATATGCTGCGTTGTATATCGTCTTCCACGCAATATGAATATTATACTAACACGTTCGTTTTGCTCTGCATGTAAACAGAAATTAAAACCCTTTGATTTATTTCCCATAATATCATATTTATTCTTACATGGGGTCTGCAGATATTGCAAAACAAAAATACCTATTACCTATCCAATCATTGAGTTTACTGTAGGACTGATATTTATTTTACTTTACTATAAATTCTCCTTATCTTACAAATTCCTGCTGCTTATAGCACTTGTCATTTGTTTGCTAATTGCAGCCTTAATTGACATAGAGTTTTACATTATTCCCAATTCAATACAAATAATATTGTTATTTATTGGCCTAATGTACAGTAGTTATTACTCCATTTTTCAACATCTATTGTCAGCCCTCATATTATTTTTTACTTCTATAACCTTAAAATTTTCACTTACCGCTGCTTTAAATAAAGAAGCACTAGGATGGGGAGATGTAAAATTCTTCTTCACTAGTGGTTTATTTATTGAACCAAGTTCAATACCAACTTTTTTAATGCTATCTGGCATATTTGGTATCACTACTGCTACAATATGGAGAATTGCATATAAAAAGGAAACATTTCCCTTTATTCCTTCACTTAGCGCTGCTTTGTTTATTATAACCTTTAAGCACTGTATGAAAATTATCTAATCAACGCATACGAAGACACTTATTTTGCTCAAGTTTTACATCTTCCAATTTAGCAGATATACTGTTTTCTATCTCTAGCTCAGGTGCTTTGTACATATTATGCTTATAACACTTCCAACTCCTATTACCTTCTTGTATACTGAACTGAGAGCCATTTTTTTCTATAGCAGTGTTTAAGCATATTTTTTCTTCTAAAATTTTATCTAATTCAGTTTCTTGATCGTATAATTTCTTTTGTTGCTCTCGCATGATCCCTATTGAAATTTCATCAATATTCTGTAGGGCAAACTTTTCTAAGTTGTCTCTAAAGAAAAAATAAACCACCTGTTCCTGACCTGCGTTTAAAAAGAAACTATCTGGCCAACTCATAGCTTTTTTTGCTACATCTAAAAATTCCTGAGTGTTTTTTGCATCCTTAAATTTATTTATAAGGCTATCAATAAGTTTTTTATTACGTTTCTTAGGATTATCAAAATGTACTACACTAGAATATTGATCTGTTTCTTTTTGTAAATTTCTAATACTATTCAGAAGCTTTTTTTGACTCTCTTTATCAAATTCATTTTTATTATTTAAGTATGGTACTATAATACTTCGTAATTTTTTGTATAATACCGGTTTTGTTTCAGTGAGATTGGCTTTAATCTGGTCATAAGTTTTAATGATTACAAGATGACTAATGCTATTAACAGCAATAGCACCATTTTCATATTTATATTTACTAGAAAGCACTACACCTTTTGTTCTTGAGGCTAATATTCCTAAAGGAGCATTCAATTCACCAATCTTACCTTCTATTTTAGCATCAAAGTCAAAATAAATTACTGATTTACTGTTTGATATTTCTTCTGGTTTAACCTTTTTTGATTCTATAAGTCCATCTCCAGCTTTAAGCAACATTAATATCCGCATCATATCTAAGCGAAACCCCATACGTTCATCTATATTTGGTAACTTTAAGTACTCAGTCATTCTCATTTTCTTACCTGAATCTAGATCAGAAGTTAATCGGTTGGTATCAAATTCAAAATCATATTCACTCCAGTCTAGCTTGTTAAAATCTATAGCCCTGATATTTGGTGCTAACTTTTCTAGGTCTTGCATTTGTTGATTCTGCTCTTCATTTAAAGTATCACCTAAATAATATAGGCATATGAGGCGATCTGGCTCTACTTTAGCCATACTCACAAGGCGCTGGTGATGGGAAAAAGTTTCAGTATTTGGTAATGGATGCCTTCCTGGTTCTGCTTCCTTGTTTAAACGATCAGGGCTGGAGACGATCCATTGCATAAGTATTGGTGCATTGGTATCGATGATGGTTTTAGCTTGCACATTTTATCCCCCTTAATTATTTTAATCTATAAATTAGTTAATTTCAATATTTAATTTGATAAAAAGTGTTGAAGATATATAATGACCCTCTGCTCTTACACGGGTTTTATTGGTTATGGAATATGACTTCAAAAGCGTTGAGAAGTTTTTTCAAGAAAAGTGGGATTTCTCAATTAGAATGGATAGCAATAAAAAAAAATGCTATGTGCTTGAAATGTTTCCTTATCCTTCAGGTAATATACACATGGGGCACCTACGCAATTATGCTATAGGTGATGTCATTAGTCGTTATAAAAGGGCATGTGGCTTTAACGTTTTTCATCCAATTGGTTGGGATGCATTTGGCCTCCCAGCTGAGAATGCTGCACGAGACAACAAGATAGACCCTGCAGTATGGACGCAAAATAACATAAGTAATATGAAGAAGCAGCTAAAGTCGATAGGGCTTTCTTATAATTGGGAACATGAGCTTTCCACCTGTGATCATGAATATTATAAGCATGAACAGAAGTTTTTTTTGAGCTTTCTTAGAGCTGGTTTAGCTTACCGCAAGGAGGCATGGGTTAATTGGGATCCTATAGATCAGACAGTTTTAGCCAACGAGCAAGTGGTAAATGGAAAGGGATGGAGGTCCGGTGCAATAGTTGAAAAACGAAAACTTTCTCAGTGGTTTTTAAAAATTACCGATTTTGCTGATGATTTACTTGAATATATCGAAGCTTTAAAAGGCTGGCCTGAAAAAGTAAAATTAATGCAAAAGCAATGGATAGGGCGCTCAGAAGGTTTTATAATTAGCTTTGATATTGTGGGCTCAGACAAGAAGCTAGAGGTATTTACAACTTGTCCTCATACTCTATTTGGTGCTTCATTTTGTGCGGTTGCCCCACAGCATCCAATACTGCAAGATATTATGAATACCGAGGTGCTCAAATATATTCAAGATTGTGATGAGCCTTCAGAAAAAACAGAGAAAATAGGAGTATATACTGGAATTGATGTAAAACATCCATTTTTAGATGAGGAATTACCTATTTACGTTGCTAATTTCGTTTTAATGGAATATGGCACAGGGGCAATTTTTGGCTGCCCTGCACATGATCAGCGTGACTTAGATTTTGCTCATAAATATAACCTAAAAGTTACTGCTGTTATACGCCCAAATGATGCAGAAGCAATTGAGATAAAAGATAAGCCGTACCTAGAAGACGGAATTATGTTTAATTCTGATTTTTTAAATGGTTTATCAGTAGAAGAGGCAAAGCAAAAAATCATTACAAAACTTGAAGGGAAGGGAATGTGCAGAAAAGAAATTAATTACCGTTTGCATGATTGGGGAATATCAAGACAGCGTTACTGGGGCTGCCCTATACCAATTATCTATTGTAAAGTTTGTGGTACTGTGCCAGTGCCTGAGAAAGAATTGCCAGTTACTTTACCAACTGATGTTGATTTTACAAGCGGCAATCCTCTAAAGAGCCATCCAACTTGGAAATATACAAATTGTCCTAAATGTGGTGATAAGGCAGAACGGGAAACAGATACATTCGATACTTTTTTTGAGTCATCTTGGTATTTCGCTGCGTTTTGCAGCAAAGATAAAGGGATTGATAAAGATGCATGTGATCGCTTTCTGCCAGTTGATTACTATATTGGCGGCATTGAGCATGCAATTTTACACTTGCTATATTCACGATTTTTTTGTCGTGCACTGAGCAAGTGTGGCTACCTAGATATCAAGGAGCCATTTTCAACTCTGATCACACAAGGAATGGTATGTCATGTTACCTATAAAGATGAAAAAGGTAATTGGCTGTTTCCACAGGAAGCAAAAGAACTAACTAAAAAGGGTGAAAAAATAGAGATTGGCAAACTTGAAAAGATGAGCAAATCAAAAAAAAATATTGTTGATCCAAGCTACATAATAGACAAATACGGTGCTGACACTGCCCGTCTGTTTGTCTTATCTGATACTCCACTAGAAAAAGACATGAAGTGGTCTGATGAGGGGATAGAAGGTAACTTCCGTTATATAAATAAATTATGGCGCATGGTTATGCAATTAAAACCAATTGATATCAAGTGTAATAACACTGCTGTTCAGCTAAAGTATAGAAAGGAGCTGCATCAGCTACTAAATGGCTTAACTTCTGATTTAGAGAATTGTCAGTTAAATTGTGCTGTTGCTAAATTTCGTGAAATGACAAATTTGATAGCCAATATAGAGCTAGATTCAGGTAAACATGTCATAGATGAAGGTATATGCATTTTAATTAGAGTGATAGAACCATTTATACCACATTTAGCTGAAAAATTATGGCAGGAGATAGGTGGAGAAGGAATGCTTTGCGATCAAAGTTGGCCTTTAGCTGATAATTCATTATTAGCTCAAGAAATGGTAACAATAGCTGTGCAAATTAATGGTAAATTACGTACCACAATTGATGTAGAAAGCAATTTAGATATTGAAGAGCTAAAAAAATTGGCAGCAGATGCAGTGGCACAAAAGATTGATGCCAACAGTATTAGTAAAATATATGTGGTTCCAGGTAGAATTGTCAATATCGTTATATAAATTACCTAATTTTTTATCAAATCAAGACTCTTCCATTCTAGCTAAAATCTCTTTTGAAATTAACAAAAAACAGTTTGATTAAATTTTAAAACAAAAAATTACTTGCTAGCAAATATATACAAATGTAAACCTTTAAAGCATAAATTTACTAAATGTCTTTAAATTATATAAATGCTTAAAAAATATAGTAAAATATTAATAGCTAATAGGGGTGAGATCGCCTGCAGAATCATCAAGACTGCTCATAAGATGGGTATATCATGTGTTTGTATTTACTCTGATGCTGATGTGAATTCGCTACATGTGAGGCTTGCAGATGAAGCAGTACATATAGGACAATCACCTGCATGCGCAAGTTATCTAGATATTGATAAAATATGTCAAGCTGCAGTTGATACTAAAGCACAAGCAGTTCATCCAGGTTACGGTTTTTTATCTGAGAATCAACATTTTCCTCTTGCTCTTGAAAAATTTGGCATTGATTTTGTTGGACCAAGCACTGAGGCAATAAAAGCTATGGCAAATAAAATAACAGCCAAAGAAGTTGCTGTAAAATCAGGAGTAAGTGTAGTTCCTGGCTACGCTGGTGTGGTTTTAAATATAGCTCACGCTGAAGGGATAGCTCAGCAAATTGGTTTTCCAATTATGATTAAAGCTGCAGCAGGAGGTGGGGGAAAAGGCATGAGGATTGTAAGATCAATAAAAGAAGTCGCTCAAGCGTTTGACTCTGCAACTAACGAAGCAATGAAAAATTTTAAGGATGGTAGCCTTTTTATAGAAAAATATGTAGAGTTGCCACGGCATATCGAAGTACAAATTCTAGGTGATAAATACGGCAATGTCGTATGCTTAGGAGAAAGAGAATGCTCTATACAAAGACATAATCAGAAGGTAATAGAAGAAAGCCCAAGTCCATTTATTACTGAAGAAATAAGACAAAAGATGTATGAGCAATGCGTATCTTTAGCAAAACAAGTCAATTACTTTTCTGCAGGTACTGTAGAGTTTATCATGGATAAAGATAAGCAATTTTATTTTTTGGAAATGAACACTAGACTGCAAGTTGAGCATCCCATTACAGAGTTAGTTACAGGTATCGACATAGTTGAAGAAATGATAAAAATATCTTGTGGGCAAAAGTTAGGATTTAGCCAGGAAGATATAAGATTAAATGGGTGGGCAATAGAGAGTAGAATTTATGCTGAGGATCCAGCAAAGAACTTTTTTCCTGCTAGTGGACGTGTAAAGTATTATAACATGCCGAAAGAAAGTAGTAACGTAAGAATAGATGATGGAGTTTTTGCTGGTGCAGAAGTGAGTATGTTCTATGACCCAATGATAGCAAAGATCATTACATATGGAAAAGATAGAATAGCAGCAATAAGTTGTATGCAGCAAGCATTATCTGAGTCTTATGTTGGCGGTATTGCAAACAACATTGAATTTCTTGAATCAATCTTTCATCAGCCAGCTTTTATAGCAGCAAAATTGCATACTGGGTTTATTTCAGAATTTTATTCGAATGGTTTTCATAGTGATATTTTAACTGAAGAATCTATCCAGATATTTATATTTGTTTCGTTGTATATTCATTTAAGCAGTGAATGTCGTAATTGGGTTCCTTGTAAAGAGATAGACGATTCATTTTCAGTATTTGTGGATAAAAACAAATATAACATAAGGGTAAAGTATGATGGCGTTACTCTTTTAGTGGTACATAATCATAATGAATATTTGATTAAGAATAGATGGGATGTAAGCTATAAGCTGCTACAAGTTACCATTAATGACCATGCTCTGAATGTAAAAGTTAGTGTCAATAAAAATATGTACCTGCTCAGTCATGCAGGTATGAAAGCGCAATGCTTTGTTTATTGTCCTAGTATAGCAAATCTTAATAAATTTATGCTAGAATCTAAAGAAGATAAGAATATGTTGTGTATTGAAGCCCCAATATCAGGAATGATTGTCAAGCTGTGTGTAGATCAAGGTGAAAAAATAGAAATAGGCCAACCGCTGTGTATAATAGAGGCAATGAAAATGGAGAATATAATACATGCAGAGACAAAAGGAACAATAAAAACAATTGCGATAAAGGAGGGAGAAAGTATAAAATCTGGTGACTCTCTCATAGAATTAGAGTAATGTTATAAATCATAAAACATATATCAACATGTTCTTAATTTTATAATCTGTATTATTCTTGTTAAATAAGCACGCAGTAAGAAAAAAACTTGACTAAAAACAAATTCAAAAGTTATACTAAACACTTATTCTCAGTTAACATTAATTAAACTTATTTTTACTATGTCTACCCCTTATAGTCTCAACAGCACAGAATTATTAAGAGCAGCGAAGGAAACCGCAGAACAAGTGGGTTTGCATATAGAAACTATAATTAAAGCAGTTGAAGCTTCCATTGAACTTGCAGCGCGTAAGAAATATGGTAATTATAAAATTGTAACTTCTATAGATAGAAAAACTGGTGTAATATCTATCTTTAGAGAAATCACCGTTGTAGATAATGGCCCTTTTGATGGTGATTTTATTAGTTTATCAGGGGCAAGGCTAATTAAAGAAGATGCTGAAGTTGGTGAAGTTATACAAGAGCAACTACCACCAATAGATATCAGCTATACCTCAGCAAAAATTGCTCAAAAAAGAATAAAGCAAATAGTACAAGAAGAAGAACGTAGAAAGCAGTATGAAGAGTTTAAAAATAGGGTTGGCACTATAGTTCGTGGTAGAGTGAAAGAAATTGAATATCATGGTTTAATTGTGGATATAAATGGTAATGAGGCTTATCTCAAAACATTCAACCTAATTAAGGGTGAGGTGTTTCGTCAAGGTGATAATATAAATGCCTATGTTGAAGATGTAAGAAATGTAGATTATGGTACACAAATTTTCCTTTCTAGAACACATAAAGGTTTTGTAGAACAATTATTTAAAGAAGAAATACCTGAAGTCTATGATGGGATAGTAGTTATTAAAGCAATAGCTAGAGATGCTGGTTCCCGTACTAAGGTTGCGGTTTCTTGTTTTGATAAAAATATTGATCCTGTGGGAACGTGTATTGGTATTAAAGGCCATAGAGTTAAGAATATAAAATCTCAGCTTAATGATGAAAAAATAGATGTGGTCAAACATTCTACAAGTTTAGCTGAATTTATTGTTGAAGCAATAGCCCCAGCAAAAGTATTGAGGGTTATTATTGATGAAGATGAATCCTGCATAGAACTGGTTATTCCTGAAGATCAGTTAAGTATGGCAATTGGTAAGCGTGGTCAGAATATTAGATTAGCTTCAGAACTTGTTGGGTGGAAAGTAAATGTGTTAAGTGATAAAGAGAATTCAGAAAAAAGAGCACAAGAATTAAAGAAAGGTTTGACTTTGTTTGTTGACGCTCTAGATGTGGAGGAAATTATAGGGCAATTACTTATTACAGAAGGTTTTTCTAGTGTAGAAGACGTTGCTCAAGCATCTACCTCTGACCTTGCATCAATTGAAGGGTTTAATGAAGAGATTGCGATCGCGCTGCGTGATAGAGCAGTGCAATATTTAAAAAATAAAGAACATGATAATGAAGCTAAGTTAAAAGAATTAGGGATGGATCAATTTATTAAAGAACTTCCCCACCTCCAAGTGAATGATATAATAGTACTATATAATAATGATATTAAGACTATAGATGATCTTGCGGGTTTGTCTGATGATGAATTTTGTAGCATAGTTTCTCGTTTTTCCTTAGGCGAAGAGGTAAATGAAATAATAATGCAGGCACGTAAAAAAGTTGGATTGCTTGATAATTAATTGAGTGGATATATGAATGAGCCTGAGAACATCAGTAATAAAAAATTGACTCTTGCTAGTTTTAATTTAAGCAAGGACAAGTGTAGTGATAGGCTTAAGTCTAGCTCTTCTGCTGACAATTTATATTCAGTTAAGGGTAGTACTGCAGTAGAAGTTAAAAGAAAGAGAAAAAATAATTCATTGGATTCTGTTTTACGAGGTGAGGATACTGATGGTTCTTTAACAAGGCAAGAGCAAGTTTCTAGGATAAATGCTTTTTATAATGCTGCGTTAACAAAACAAGAGGTGAAAAGCCATTATAAACAAGAAGATGAGCATATTGAAAAAGATGCAATAGAAGAAAATCAAAATTTGGAAGGTGTTAAATACGTTGATGATAGCAAGAAGAATATAAAAGAAACTGATCATGATAATCAAAAGTTTAAAAAAGCTAAACCGAATATAAATAAAAATCAATCCTCTAATACATACTTTAAACATGAAAAATTTGCTCTTGAAAAAGCCTTGGTACAAGATCAGAATGATGAACCAAGACGAACTTTTGGCATAAGAGCTAAAAAAAATAGGCGCCCTAAATCAATAAAACGCTCAAATATATCACGCGAAATTCTTATTCCAGATGAAATTACAGTGAGAGAACTTGCTAAGCGTATGGCAGAGAGAAGTAAGGATGTATTAAATGTTCTATCTAAAATTGGTAAAATTATTAAATTAGATGATTTTTTAGATCCAGATATAGCATGTGAAATAGCAGTGAGTTTCAATCATACTTTTAAAATGGTAGGTGGTTCTCAAGTGGAAGAAAAGATACTGCAAATCGATGAAAAGTTACCTAAATTACCACGCCCTCCTATTGTTACATTTATGGGACATGTAGATCATGGTAAAACTTCTCTGCTTGATTTATTTCGTAAATCAAATGTTGCTGAAAAAGAATCAGGGGGAATCACTCAAAAAATTGGTGCGTATCAAACGATAACTCAAGGTGGTCATAAAATAACTTTCATAGATACACCTGGACATGAAGCATTTACTGCAATGCGCGCATGTGGTACGAATGTAACTGATATAGTAGTACTAGTTGTAGCAGCAGATGATGGGATAATGACTCAAACAGTTGAAGCAATTAGCCATGCTAAAGCTGCGAATGTACCCATTATAGCTGCAGTTAATAAAATTGATAAAGTGAGTAATGTAGAAGGTAGTGTAACAAAAATTGCCAATAATTTATTACAGTACGATCTTATTCCTGAGACATTAGGTGGCGATGTTATAATTGTGCCAGTATCAGCAAAACAAAAAATAAATCTGGAAAAATTAGAAGAGGCAATAGTGCTGATTGGAGAATTAATTAATTTGAGAGCAGTTACTGATTGTCATGCTTCGGGAATAGTTATTGAGTCAAAAGTTGATAAAAGTCGTGGGATACTTGCAACTTTGGTAGTGCAACGGGGAACATTAAAAATAGGAGATATAATAGTTATAGGGAATGGATATGGTAAGATTCGTAGTATGTTTGATCATAATGGAAAAAATGAGAAGGTAGCTTTGCCTTCAGCTCCAATTGAAGTTGCTGGACTAGATATTATACCAAGTTCTGGAGATCAGTTTGTAGTTGTAGAATCTGAGAAGCAAGCACGTGAGGTTGTTGAGTATAGAAATAATTTAAGTAATAATAAAGTAAGCACTGACTCAATAGATATATTTAGTCAAGAAAATGATGTAACAAAAATACCTATTATTTTGAAATGCGATGTTACAGGGTCAATT
This sequence is a window from Candidatus Mesenet endosymbiont of Phosphuga atrata. Protein-coding genes within it:
- a CDS encoding acetyl-CoA carboxylase biotin carboxylase subunit, with protein sequence MLKKYSKILIANRGEIACRIIKTAHKMGISCVCIYSDADVNSLHVRLADEAVHIGQSPACASYLDIDKICQAAVDTKAQAVHPGYGFLSENQHFPLALEKFGIDFVGPSTEAIKAMANKITAKEVAVKSGVSVVPGYAGVVLNIAHAEGIAQQIGFPIMIKAAAGGGGKGMRIVRSIKEVAQAFDSATNEAMKNFKDGSLFIEKYVELPRHIEVQILGDKYGNVVCLGERECSIQRHNQKVIEESPSPFITEEIRQKMYEQCVSLAKQVNYFSAGTVEFIMDKDKQFYFLEMNTRLQVEHPITELVTGIDIVEEMIKISCGQKLGFSQEDIRLNGWAIESRIYAEDPAKNFFPASGRVKYYNMPKESSNVRIDDGVFAGAEVSMFYDPMIAKIITYGKDRIAAISCMQQALSESYVGGIANNIEFLESIFHQPAFIAAKLHTGFISEFYSNGFHSDILTEESIQIFIFVSLYIHLSSECRNWVPCKEIDDSFSVFVDKNKYNIRVKYDGVTLLVVHNHNEYLIKNRWDVSYKLLQVTINDHALNVKVSVNKNMYLLSHAGMKAQCFVYCPSIANLNKFMLESKEDKNMLCIEAPISGMIVKLCVDQGEKIEIGQPLCIIEAMKMENIIHAETKGTIKTIAIKEGESIKSGDSLIELE
- the nusA gene encoding transcription termination factor NusA, which encodes MSTPYSLNSTELLRAAKETAEQVGLHIETIIKAVEASIELAARKKYGNYKIVTSIDRKTGVISIFREITVVDNGPFDGDFISLSGARLIKEDAEVGEVIQEQLPPIDISYTSAKIAQKRIKQIVQEEERRKQYEEFKNRVGTIVRGRVKEIEYHGLIVDINGNEAYLKTFNLIKGEVFRQGDNINAYVEDVRNVDYGTQIFLSRTHKGFVEQLFKEEIPEVYDGIVVIKAIARDAGSRTKVAVSCFDKNIDPVGTCIGIKGHRVKNIKSQLNDEKIDVVKHSTSLAEFIVEAIAPAKVLRVIIDEDESCIELVIPEDQLSMAIGKRGQNIRLASELVGWKVNVLSDKENSEKRAQELKKGLTLFVDALDVEEIIGQLLITEGFSSVEDVAQASTSDLASIEGFNEEIAIALRDRAVQYLKNKEHDNEAKLKELGMDQFIKELPHLQVNDIIVLYNNDIKTIDDLAGLSDDEFCSIVSRFSLGEEVNEIIMQARKKVGLLDN
- the leuS gene encoding leucine--tRNA ligase, whose translation is MEYDFKSVEKFFQEKWDFSIRMDSNKKKCYVLEMFPYPSGNIHMGHLRNYAIGDVISRYKRACGFNVFHPIGWDAFGLPAENAARDNKIDPAVWTQNNISNMKKQLKSIGLSYNWEHELSTCDHEYYKHEQKFFLSFLRAGLAYRKEAWVNWDPIDQTVLANEQVVNGKGWRSGAIVEKRKLSQWFLKITDFADDLLEYIEALKGWPEKVKLMQKQWIGRSEGFIISFDIVGSDKKLEVFTTCPHTLFGASFCAVAPQHPILQDIMNTEVLKYIQDCDEPSEKTEKIGVYTGIDVKHPFLDEELPIYVANFVLMEYGTGAIFGCPAHDQRDLDFAHKYNLKVTAVIRPNDAEAIEIKDKPYLEDGIMFNSDFLNGLSVEEAKQKIITKLEGKGMCRKEINYRLHDWGISRQRYWGCPIPIIYCKVCGTVPVPEKELPVTLPTDVDFTSGNPLKSHPTWKYTNCPKCGDKAERETDTFDTFFESSWYFAAFCSKDKGIDKDACDRFLPVDYYIGGIEHAILHLLYSRFFCRALSKCGYLDIKEPFSTLITQGMVCHVTYKDEKGNWLFPQEAKELTKKGEKIEIGKLEKMSKSKKNIVDPSYIIDKYGADTARLFVLSDTPLEKDMKWSDEGIEGNFRYINKLWRMVMQLKPIDIKCNNTAVQLKYRKELHQLLNGLTSDLENCQLNCAVAKFREMTNLIANIELDSGKHVIDEGICILIRVIEPFIPHLAEKLWQEIGGEGMLCDQSWPLADNSLLAQEMVTIAVQINGKLRTTIDVESNLDIEELKKLAADAVAQKIDANSISKIYVVPGRIVNIVI
- the infB gene encoding translation initiation factor IF-2, with the translated sequence MNEPENISNKKLTLASFNLSKDKCSDRLKSSSSADNLYSVKGSTAVEVKRKRKNNSLDSVLRGEDTDGSLTRQEQVSRINAFYNAALTKQEVKSHYKQEDEHIEKDAIEENQNLEGVKYVDDSKKNIKETDHDNQKFKKAKPNINKNQSSNTYFKHEKFALEKALVQDQNDEPRRTFGIRAKKNRRPKSIKRSNISREILIPDEITVRELAKRMAERSKDVLNVLSKIGKIIKLDDFLDPDIACEIAVSFNHTFKMVGGSQVEEKILQIDEKLPKLPRPPIVTFMGHVDHGKTSLLDLFRKSNVAEKESGGITQKIGAYQTITQGGHKITFIDTPGHEAFTAMRACGTNVTDIVVLVVAADDGIMTQTVEAISHAKAANVPIIAAVNKIDKVSNVEGSVTKIANNLLQYDLIPETLGGDVIIVPVSAKQKINLEKLEEAIVLIGELINLRAVTDCHASGIVIESKVDKSRGILATLVVQRGTLKIGDIIVIGNGYGKIRSMFDHNGKNEKVALPSAPIEVAGLDIIPSSGDQFVVVESEKQAREVVEYRNNLSNNKVSTDSIDIFSQENDVTKIPIILKCDVTGSIEAIRNAIVKLSNEEVKVNVLHSGIGVITESDILLAEASQAIILAFNVKADSRVRDLIKQKKIDIRFYDIIYELINDIKDFLNSKLKPVIQEHNVGLASVREVFSIDKTISIVGCHVTSGVIKKGALVRLKRNDKLICECEVKILRRFKDDVKEVKSGFECGISLSGCTEVQPNDTIEAFELVEKQAKQYA
- a CDS encoding prepilin peptidase, with translation MNIILTRSFCSACKQKLKPFDLFPIISYLFLHGVCRYCKTKIPITYPIIEFTVGLIFILLYYKFSLSYKFLLLIALVICLLIAALIDIEFYIIPNSIQIILLFIGLMYSSYYSIFQHLLSALILFFTSITLKFSLTAALNKEALGWGDVKFFFTSGLFIEPSSIPTFLMLSGIFGITTATIWRIAYKKETFPFIPSLSAALFIITFKHCMKII